A section of the Petrimonas sulfuriphila genome encodes:
- a CDS encoding glycoside hydrolase family 2, which produces MVKILCGLSLFLLLFTSCKQNNTETILQQSKSLESGFISPPDTVQTSVYWYWISDNISREGVIKDLHAMKEVGINRAFIGNIGLNDLPSGDVKMFTEEWWEIMHLALKTASDLGIEIGIFNSPGWSQSGGPWIKPEESMRYLTSSQLTVEGPKKLSQKIDPPADFFQDVKVLAYRMPGNVQPDVNDKNATISSVPSHQQLSRIVDKNGATSLSISPASEFTITFDTGQPFTARSVTVTLAETPASVEAVFQAKDDRGEYRIVSEFSVNRSNISLNVGFKPFAPVVISIPATTSQSFKLVLKNIRKPLNLAEVEISGLPKVERYSEKTLAKMHPTPLPYWDAYLWREQPEADDRSLAVQTDQVIDISESLSTDGTLNWEVPEGNWRILRMGMTTTRVTNSPASPEATGLEVDKMSKKWVAEHFDRFIGEIIRRVPEQDRKTFKVVVQDSYETGGQNFTDGFLDEFRERYGYNPVPFLPVFEGVVVNSQLESDRFLWDIRRMIADKVAYDYVGGLRDVSHKHGLRTWLENYGHWGFPGEFLMYGGQSDEIGGEFWSEGELGDIENRAATSAGHIYGKNKISAESNTSGGPAYSRYPAKMKQRNDRFFAEGINSTLLHVYIMQPYEDRNPGVNAWFGNEFDRKNTWFSQLDVYIQYLKRVNFMLQQGLNVADVAYFIGEDAPKMTGTTDPPLPVGYQFDYINAEVILRDIEVKDGKLTLPHGTQYKVLVLPKLETMRPELLKKIKQLVQDGAVVHGPAPSRSPSLQNQPEADREVMRTAAELWAEVDGIKVKERTYGKGRIMDGLTLEEVFRSINQIPDCRLPEDNSIHYGHRTMKGIDIYFLSNQTDKETVIQPEFRVTGKQPELWETNNGNIRPLPAFKAKTESTVVPLKLAPYESVFIVFRNKAGKNVMNNLEENYPTPEIIADLKGPWRVTFDPAFRGPASPLVFDTLYDWTTSRNDSIKYYSGTATYSITFKAPDNKGNKTIELDLGSLTAMAKVKINGNYAGGVWSYPYKLDITQGVKPGQNELEIEVVNNWMNRLIGDQLLPDHKRETWSFVNPYNTKSKLQPSGLFGPVTIETVEYHN; this is translated from the coding sequence ATGGTAAAGATTTTATGTGGCCTCTCTCTCTTTCTATTACTTTTCACTTCGTGTAAACAGAATAATACCGAGACCATTCTCCAACAATCAAAATCCCTGGAATCCGGTTTTATTTCCCCACCCGACACGGTTCAAACCAGTGTTTACTGGTACTGGATCTCCGATAACATCTCCAGGGAAGGGGTTATTAAAGACCTCCATGCCATGAAAGAAGTGGGGATAAACAGGGCTTTTATTGGCAACATCGGACTCAATGACCTCCCTTCTGGAGACGTTAAAATGTTTACTGAAGAATGGTGGGAAATTATGCATTTGGCTTTAAAGACAGCCTCTGACTTAGGTATCGAAATAGGGATATTCAACTCCCCCGGGTGGAGCCAGTCGGGTGGGCCGTGGATAAAACCCGAAGAATCCATGCGGTATCTTACATCTTCCCAGTTAACGGTGGAAGGGCCAAAAAAATTATCGCAAAAAATTGATCCGCCTGCCGATTTTTTTCAGGATGTTAAAGTATTGGCATACCGGATGCCCGGTAACGTTCAACCGGATGTAAACGACAAGAACGCGACGATAAGCTCAGTTCCTTCCCACCAACAGTTGTCGAGGATTGTTGACAAAAACGGAGCTACTTCCCTATCAATTTCTCCGGCAAGTGAATTTACTATTACGTTTGATACCGGGCAGCCTTTTACGGCAAGAAGCGTAACCGTTACATTGGCCGAAACACCGGCTTCCGTAGAAGCGGTCTTTCAGGCTAAGGACGACAGGGGGGAATACAGGATTGTTTCGGAATTCAGTGTCAACCGATCGAACATAAGCCTGAACGTGGGCTTCAAACCTTTCGCCCCAGTCGTGATTTCCATTCCGGCTACAACATCACAAAGCTTTAAACTGGTGCTTAAAAACATACGCAAGCCTTTGAACCTGGCCGAGGTGGAAATCAGCGGCCTGCCTAAGGTGGAAAGATACAGCGAAAAGACATTGGCCAAGATGCACCCTACCCCTCTGCCTTATTGGGATGCTTATCTTTGGCGAGAACAACCCGAAGCGGATGACAGAAGCCTGGCTGTTCAAACAGACCAGGTAATCGATATTTCGGAATCTCTTTCTACAGATGGAACCCTAAACTGGGAGGTACCTGAAGGAAACTGGAGGATACTGCGGATGGGGATGACGACAACCCGTGTGACAAACAGCCCGGCTTCTCCTGAAGCGACCGGCCTGGAGGTGGACAAAATGAGCAAAAAGTGGGTAGCTGAACATTTCGACAGGTTTATAGGAGAAATCATAAGAAGGGTACCCGAACAGGACAGGAAAACATTCAAAGTAGTAGTACAAGATAGTTACGAAACAGGAGGACAAAACTTTACCGATGGATTCCTCGATGAGTTCAGGGAGAGATACGGGTACAACCCTGTACCTTTCCTACCCGTATTCGAAGGAGTGGTAGTAAACAGCCAACTCGAATCGGACAGGTTCCTGTGGGATATCAGGAGGATGATTGCAGACAAAGTGGCGTACGATTATGTGGGCGGATTAAGGGATGTCAGCCACAAGCACGGACTAAGAACATGGCTCGAGAACTACGGACACTGGGGATTTCCCGGGGAATTTCTGATGTATGGAGGACAATCCGATGAGATCGGCGGTGAGTTCTGGAGCGAGGGAGAGTTGGGAGATATCGAAAACAGAGCCGCAACCTCGGCCGGACACATTTACGGAAAAAACAAAATATCAGCCGAATCAAACACCTCGGGTGGGCCGGCTTATTCGCGTTATCCCGCCAAAATGAAACAACGGAACGACCGTTTCTTCGCCGAAGGGATCAACAGCACTCTGCTTCACGTCTATATCATGCAGCCCTATGAAGATAGGAATCCGGGTGTGAATGCCTGGTTCGGAAACGAATTCGACCGGAAAAATACATGGTTCTCTCAACTGGACGTGTATATACAATACCTGAAAAGAGTAAATTTCATGCTCCAGCAGGGTCTGAACGTTGCTGACGTAGCGTATTTTATTGGAGAAGATGCTCCTAAAATGACAGGGACCACCGATCCACCACTGCCCGTCGGATACCAGTTCGATTACATCAATGCCGAGGTAATTCTAAGGGACATAGAAGTAAAGGATGGCAAACTCACCTTACCGCACGGCACACAGTATAAAGTGCTGGTGTTGCCAAAACTCGAAACAATGAGGCCCGAGCTTCTCAAAAAAATTAAACAACTGGTACAGGATGGAGCCGTAGTTCACGGCCCCGCCCCTTCCCGCTCACCCAGCCTTCAGAATCAGCCGGAGGCTGACCGGGAAGTGATGAGAACGGCTGCCGAGCTGTGGGCCGAAGTGGACGGGATAAAGGTGAAAGAAAGAACCTACGGAAAAGGACGGATCATGGATGGATTAACGTTGGAGGAGGTCTTTCGCAGCATCAACCAGATCCCCGACTGCAGACTGCCTGAGGATAATTCCATCCACTACGGACACAGGACAATGAAGGGAATAGACATTTATTTCCTTAGCAACCAGACCGATAAAGAAACAGTGATCCAGCCTGAATTCAGGGTTACCGGTAAACAACCAGAACTGTGGGAAACGAACAACGGTAACATCAGGCCTCTTCCTGCATTCAAAGCCAAAACAGAATCTACGGTTGTACCTCTGAAACTAGCTCCATACGAGAGTGTATTTATTGTATTTAGGAACAAAGCAGGAAAAAATGTAATGAACAATCTTGAAGAGAACTATCCGACACCGGAAATCATTGCTGATCTGAAAGGACCCTGGCGTGTCACCTTTGATCCCGCTTTCAGAGGGCCTGCCAGCCCACTAGTGTTTGATACTCTATACGACTGGACTACCTCCCGGAATGATTCTATAAAATACTATTCCGGAACAGCCACTTATTCTATTACATTCAAAGCTCCTGATAACAAAGGGAATAAGACCATTGAGTTAGACTTAGGTAGCCTGACCGCCATGGCCAAAGTGAAAATCAACGGTAATTATGCAGGGGGAGTATGGTCCTATCCCTACAAGCTGGATATCACCCAAGGGGTGAAACCGGGACAAAACGAACTGGAGATAGAAGTGGTAAACAACTGGATGAACCGACTGATAGGTGACCAGCTACTTCCTGACCATAAGAGAGAAACATGGAGTTTTGTCAATCCTTACAATACAAAAAGTAAGTTACAGCCATCAGGTCTTTTTGGACCGGTAACAATTGAAACCGTTGAATATCATAATTAA